A genomic window from Acidobacteriota bacterium includes:
- a CDS encoding exopolysaccharide biosynthesis protein, which yields MIDLHCHILPFVDDGAASWEIAEQMCQVALDDGITHIVATPHANSQFEYRRADLSKHLMELQTRVKGKMKFSLGCDFHLSYENIQTLWANPGRFLIEGTPYLLIEFSDYGLPPNFEHLLFGMTTELKLHPIITHPERNPILQRHPQTVLPWIEAGCLIQVTASALTGSWGRAAKEAAVWLLRSGLVHLLATDAHDPKHRPPILSRARDTAAKIIGDKAAWNLVETTPSMILDGRIVQTVA from the coding sequence ATGATTGACCTGCACTGCCATATTTTGCCGTTCGTAGATGACGGTGCTGCCTCATGGGAAATCGCCGAACAGATGTGTCAAGTGGCACTAGATGACGGCATAACCCACATCGTGGCGACGCCGCACGCGAATTCCCAGTTTGAGTATCGCCGGGCAGATTTGTCGAAGCATTTGATGGAGCTTCAGACAAGAGTCAAGGGCAAGATGAAATTCAGCTTGGGATGCGATTTCCACTTATCGTATGAAAATATCCAGACCCTATGGGCTAATCCCGGCCGGTTCTTGATCGAAGGTACTCCCTACTTATTAATCGAATTCAGCGACTATGGATTGCCGCCGAATTTCGAGCATCTGCTTTTCGGAATGACTACCGAGCTGAAGCTGCATCCGATCATCACTCACCCGGAACGTAATCCAATTCTGCAGCGACATCCGCAAACTGTCCTTCCTTGGATCGAAGCTGGGTGTCTTATTCAGGTGACCGCGAGTGCTCTTACCGGGAGTTGGGGAAGAGCGGCCAAAGAAGCAGCCGTTTGGCTACTTCGGAGTGGGCTCGTTCATCTGTTGGCTACAGATGCTCACGATCCTAAACATCGACCGCCGATTTTGTCACGGGCTCGAGACACTGCCGCCAAGATTATTGGAGACAAGGCTGCTTGGAACCTGGTGGAAACGACTCCTTCTATGATCCTGGACGGTCGTATAGTCCAAACCGTCGCTTAG
- a CDS encoding Crp/Fnr family transcriptional regulator, producing the protein MRSPYGLDIIENCTRCPYREERLFCNLSKPAVEHLQSIKSTSTYPKGAMLFVEGQESRGAFILCKGKAKLYTSSADGRTIILRIVTPGEVLGLTSTIADKAYEATVEVLEPSQVNFLPKAEFLKFLSQHGDASMHVAKQLSANCAGAYEEIRCLGLSASSAEKLARMLLAWADPELKGANKKEVKITLSLTHEEIAQMIGSSRETVTRLFAEFRRKQFLTIKGSSVWLRDLPALRQLVAHVN; encoded by the coding sequence ATGCGCTCCCCATACGGCCTCGACATTATCGAAAATTGCACCCGCTGTCCTTATCGCGAAGAGCGTCTATTTTGTAATCTCTCAAAACCAGCAGTCGAACACCTGCAATCCATCAAATCCACATCGACCTATCCCAAAGGGGCGATGCTTTTTGTCGAAGGGCAGGAATCACGCGGAGCCTTCATCCTCTGCAAAGGGAAAGCCAAGCTGTACACCTCGTCAGCCGATGGACGAACCATCATTCTTCGCATTGTCACGCCAGGTGAGGTGCTGGGACTGACTTCGACGATCGCCGACAAAGCCTATGAAGCAACCGTCGAAGTGCTGGAACCGAGCCAGGTAAATTTTCTGCCCAAAGCCGAGTTTTTGAAGTTTCTCAGCCAGCATGGCGACGCCAGCATGCACGTTGCAAAGCAACTGAGCGCTAACTGCGCTGGAGCCTACGAGGAGATCCGCTGCCTCGGATTGTCTGCTTCGTCAGCCGAAAAACTGGCTCGGATGTTGCTCGCTTGGGCCGATCCCGAATTGAAGGGCGCCAACAAAAAAGAAGTGAAGATTACTCTGTCACTGACCCATGAAGAAATCGCGCAGATGATTGGATCTTCCCGAGAGACCGTCACTCGCCTCTTCGCCGAATTCCGCCGCAAGCAATTCCTGACGATCAAAGGCTCAAGCGTTTGGTTGCGAGATCTTCCGGCTCTGCGGCAGTTGGTCGCCCACGTAAACTAA